The bacterium genomic interval TACCAAAGAGGTGCGCTACCCCTGCGCCATGTGGGCACACGACACTAAAAGTCCGGCTGCCAAGCCCTAGCTGGAAGCCGGACATTCAAATTATGGTGGGGGGAATTGGATTCGAACCAATGTAGGCATCGCCAACAGATTTACAGTCTGCCCCCTTTAGCCTCTCGGGCATCCCCCCAATTTTATTTCATATTTGGGATTTTTATATTTTATATTTAGTTTTTCGGTCTAATTGGAGCCGACGATGGGACTCGAACCCGCAACCTGAGGTTTACAAAACCCCTGCTCTGCCAATTGAGCTACGTCGGCTCAGCTCAGCTTAGCTCCATCAGAGCGCGCCCGACTTTTCTCTTCGCACGCTGCAGCGCATTGTCAATGACCTTCGGCGGCCTGCGAAGCTTACAAGCCATCTGCTGATAGCTCCTGCCACCCATATATCCCTGCAACACGCCGCGTTCCAGATCACTTAGACTCCGAGCCGCATGAGTGCGCACAAGCCTTATCGTCTGCCGCTGCATCAAAACACGCTCAGGATCACCAGCACCCGCATCAACTACGACATCAAGCAGACATCCGCTCTCATCGCCAATTTGATGCGCATCCAGCGAAACGCAATCATTCAGCACACCGTGCTTGAACCTAGTCGCAGACTTGACAGCCGTAATAATCTGTCGGGTTACGCATAACTCCACAAAAGACCGAAAACGTACCCGCTTATCAGCCTGAAAGTCGCGAATGGCCTTGAAGAGGCCGATCATCCCCTCCTGAACCACATCCTCATGCTCGGCTCCAGTAAGGAAATAAGACCGCGCTTTACCCTCTACAAAGCCTCTGTACTTCTTCAGCAGGTACTCAGTCGCCTGTGGGTCCCCCCTGCGTGCATACTCAACTACCTGCTCGTCGTCCAGTCTCGAAAACCGCGACGACCATCTTGATTCCAAGAGCCCCGTGGGAGCCATTTTCTCCTCCGTTTCTTATACAGAAACGGAACAGACCGGCTATTGCCGGGATTCGCGCTCACCCCCGCGCAAGCTCAGACTCGATATATTATATTGGCTTGAGCACAACCTGTCAATACCCCGAAATCGTTCGTTGATTACAATATTTTGAGTGAATATGGCTCGGCAGGAGCCTCGCCCTCCCAGAACATTCATAATCCAGAGAAAAAATCGCCTTGTGACGTCGGGTTCAAAGCAGATTCCTCGTCGTCCCTCCTCGGAATGACTGGATTGAGACGTTGCTCTGCTTTTTTACACAA includes:
- the sigH gene encoding RNA polymerase sporulation sigma factor SigH → MAPTGLLESRWSSRFSRLDDEQVVEYARRGDPQATEYLLKKYRGFVEGKARSYFLTGAEHEDVVQEGMIGLFKAIRDFQADKRVRFRSFVELCVTRQIITAVKSATRFKHGVLNDCVSLDAHQIGDESGCLLDVVVDAGAGDPERVLMQRQTIRLVRTHAARSLSDLERGVLQGYMGGRSYQQMACKLRRPPKVIDNALQRAKRKVGRALMELS